The following is a genomic window from Miscanthus floridulus cultivar M001 chromosome 14, ASM1932011v1, whole genome shotgun sequence.
TACCTTTTTTTTTTCCTATTAGCGACATGTAGGTGGTGCGCGTAGCAATAGACTAGTAGTAGTAGGTTGCGGATCGAAGGATCCAATGCAATGTACAACTAGTATAGTAGGAGTATATTAATTGTATGTGTAGGAATCGTAGTGGTATAAATTTGGGTCAAATTTTTGGTGATTTCTATTTATATCatgttcgcttcgttgaaaagAAAAGCTAAAAAGTACTGTTTGTTGATTTGTCATGAGTAAAAACATTTTTTGTTTGTTGAAAAAATATTGCCCATAAGACAAGTGAACCGTGGTCCCCCCTCTGGTATTTATGGCAAAACCGGTAGCCGACCCAGGTATGATCGCTATATCCGtggtttattttttcagcgaagcgaatggagCTTAGCTTCAGCAACAATTAATGGAGTTCATTGTGGAGTAATCTGTAGCTTATCCTCAGTACTACTGCTACCACTAGATCCTCCAATCACCGGCCTATGTTGATCTCAGGACGGTTAATGCACAGACCGGTAGGTGAGGCAGATCCTGATAGAAAGGGCAGGCAGCGTACGCCTACCAACAGCacgttcgtttcgtcgtaaaccatcgtgaattatttactgctggctggtttagtataagagaaaaatactattccaacttataatccacgatcgtatacgtaTAAGCCTAGCCGAACATTTAATACGCTCGCGCCATTTAATACGCTTGCTGAGTGAGAGCTGCGTGTGCCTGTATTTATGTGCAGCATGCATACATCATACAGTACTCCTACTGAACATGTACTGGCCTAGCCGGCGCGACGAGCCCCCTCTCTTTTTTCCCTCTCTGTATGTATGTAGTTGCACAGTAGAAATCATGATTAATTAGGCGAGTGATGATCTGATGACGAGGACCCCAGCTGCCATTAAGTGTGAGCAGCAGCTAGTTCACGTATACTCGTTGCATGCGATCGATCGAGGTCCAGGGCTCCAGGCGCACAACTTGCGGATGTGACAGCAGGGGCAGGTAATAGAGGCAAATTTGTCGCATCGTATTCGTATCCATGCATCAGATCGTCGGGACCTACTGACTCCATGCATGATATGGgcgcattcatgcatatgtatgaTGAGTGTATCCATGCATGCGTTGGCCGGTTAGAGATGGATTAGGAGCATAAACCTGCTTTGCATGCCTGTCAGGATGTCATCATATATCAGGCCGGACCGGGCAACGAGCAGGAGCTATAGCTGGTTCTAACATAACTTTTGTATTTTAATAAAAATTAATGAAGGGTGTGGTGAGAAAGACGGCTAGAAAAAGTTATAAAAAAAACCCGCTGTTTGGGTTTCAGTTTCAGTTTATTTTTAGACAACTTATATATACTGGTGTCTCGTTTTGGACTCACTACACTTTACATTGCGTATACTATCGATCCGTTAAAAGTTAACCGTATACTACGTTTTCAGTTTGGGCTCCGAATTTGCAGGAGCGACAAGGCCCAGAGGAGAGGAGAAGCACGTTCGGCCCAGTAGTGTACTCCTACCCTTTATCCTTTTTTCTGTGCACCAGGGCATACATATACGGGGAAAAAAAATTATGATGAGGGATCAGATTTCTTGAAGTGAGTACGTATACGTAATCTAGACGGTGTCGCACGGGCTGCCTACATGCGGCACCGTCCGTCCCACATCGCCCTGATCAGTAAAGCAAGCGATTGCTTGTTCAAGGTGCTGCATTTGGTCGCGATTCTCTCTGTACATCGCCTCCAATTTGAGATTTTAGCGCACTTGTTGAGTCGTTCCTGATGACTAGTCAAGCATTGAGCTGTGTGTTCTTTCAAACGGCTCTCTTGAACATGGGCTTCTTCATCTATTATAAGCTTACTATTCAGCTTTTCAGTTTGTGACCTCAGTTCCTGAGCGCGAATGTTTGGTGGTTCTCATCCGTAAGGGGGCGCCCGCGGTTGACTCGGCTGTACTGTGCCGTATGCATGCACGGCAATCGGCAACGGCAGCTCGTCTTCCTGCGCTAGGCTGTCTTCAGATCACGATAAAACATCATGATGCGTGCCAGTGCTGCTGGGTGCTACAGCATCATATCCTGTGTGCTTGCCCGATGCCCAGCAAGCACCGAACACGAACGAATCGCTGCGACGCCACTCGCGCTCGCATAGTGCATCGTACCGGCCTGAATGAAACTCGGCCACTAGTCGTCCCAGGCTCTCAGCTTCACATTTCACAACACTCCTCACCGACTGCCCGTAGCGAGGTCGTGAACGAAACAGAGCAGGTCACGCCGTCCGATGATTGATGAATGGTCGCTATCCCTGTCTCACCTTCTGAAGATAGACAGTTGTTTATGTGGTCCTCCTGTGTGCGTGCTCTGCTTCGGCGATGAATGCCCATTCAGATCGTTTCAGACAAACAACTACACTGAGCCCGAGCTGCCTCATTCAGACACCCGTACGGggtactaatttatttatttatttcgagCCTGTTTAACAATTGACCAGTAGTCCGCCAGTACTCCTCCGAAGGGTAAGTACAGTACCGTTGAACTGAACTAACCATGGTTACTTGGGGGCTGCCTGTATCTGTATCATCAATTCATATGCTCTATTCATTCACCAACGCTGAATAACCATTAACCGGTGCTCCATGTACTAGCAACATTCAGCATGTAGTAAGTggcatgccgtatgagcagaaACACCTCGCAAATCTTCATTAGCAGCGTACTTACATACGTACACAGATAATAAACATAAACCAAACCTGCTTCTAAATCACTCACACTGCTGCTACTTCTTCAGGGACGACCTTCTTCCAAAACGAAAAGGCCAGCCGAAAACACACACACATACTGCTATGCTGCTTGCTGCAACATAGCTAGTAATATAACACTGAGCAAGCTTAGCGAGCTAGCAAAGAAATCACAAAACAGACCCAAGAAAAGATGAAGTGACGGAGCACAATACAAGGACCTGCTTGGACGGTGGACAGCTGGTACTGGTAGCAAAAGGAGCTTAGTACTAGTAGCTACTGGTAAATACTAATCCTTTGTGAATGAAGCTAATAATAAGGTGGTGGTGGTTTAATTTCTCCTTCACGAGATCCTATCACCACCCGGTGGCAGAACATCACATGACCTCTGCAGCAGGTGGAGCCTGGAGCGCATCGCCGGGTGGTGCCAGGATCTCGGGACCAGAAGAGAGGCACTGGCACGAGCTCGCTCAGGACGTGAGCCCATGTCGTCACTCGTCAGTAGTGGTAGTGGTAGTCGTAGGCGTGGTAcgccggctgcggcggcgggggCGCGGTGAGCTGCGCGCAGACCTCGGCGAATGCGGCGAGGATGGCGGCGTGGTGGCGGGGCGCGTTGAGTGCGAGCAGGCGGCGGAGCATGCAGCGGAGGTCGTCCCAGCCGCAGAGCCCCATCTCCACGACCATCTGCACCATGCTCTCCCGGAAGTCGGCGCGCGGGTCGGAGGACTCCTTCTCCACGGCCACGCccacgtcgccgtcgccgtcctcgCCTGCTGCTGCTTCCGCCGCAGACGCCACCGCCATCTTCTCGTACCGCTTCTTCCTCCTGCCCTGGTGGCCCCCCTGCTGCCTCCTCCTGCCcgttgccgccgccgctggcGCCTTGGCGGGCGGGTGCTTTGtgacggctgcggcggcggcggtggtggggtTGTTGTAGGAGTAGTTGGAGTAGGAGGAGTGGGTGGTGGCGAAGGTGGCGGCGGAGGACGCCGTGGAGGCCGAGGACGGGAAGAATCCCGAGGAGGAGCGCGAGCTGCTCCGCGGCGGCGCCTGCGGCGGCTTGGGCGACGGGCGGAGGAAGGAAGGTAGCTGGCTGAGCAGCCTGGTGGCTGCGCGGCGCGGGCGGCAGCCGCACCCGGCGTCCACCACCGCCACGTGGCGCCACGACCGCCCCACCGGGAACTGCAGGCTCCCGCCCCGCCGCGCCCTGGTCGACGACATGCCGGTGGTGCGGGAAGGCCGGGAAGGAAATGGCTGGCCGAGGGAGCTAGCTGAGTAGCTGGGCGGGACGGCGGCTAGCGTCCCCTGTGCATGTGTGGCTGCCTTTTGGGTGGGTGGATGGACGGCGGTAAGCCTGCCGGTGGTGGTAAAAAGGAAGGGAGAGTGGACGCCGCCGTTTTATACGCGCGGCGAGATCTGGGTGACACTGACACGAGAGGGGTGGGTGGGCCTGCATGAGAAGGGGTGGAGTGGGGTCAATCGAGTGGGTAGTAGTAGTACTATGTGTACAGCTGGCTCTCCCAGTCTGGGCTCGGACGCTCGCTGACGGCCTGACGCTCATCATTCCGTTCCCCTGCGGCTTGTCTCCATGGTGTTGACTTTGACCGTCCTAgtttgctcctgctcctgctcctgccacAGCACGGCCACCGCAATGTTTACACGCTGGCATGCATGCGATGCATGTGCACGCTACGGGTTCCGTTCGCCTTAAAAAAAACAAGTTAAAAGACTATTCCGCTCTttaaaagaaaaacactgttttagtTAAAAAGATAAGTCAAAAAATATGAAGTATAAGATAAGTAAACGCATCAAAAGAAGCAGACGTACAGTGCAGTAGGTGAGCACCACACAGGTAGCGAAAGCGAGCGGAGGAGCAGGTTGGCAGGGACGTCTTGTGCAGCGAGCGTACATATGTGTTTAGTTCCATCctaaattcccaaaaagtgctatagtatctgtcacatcgaatgtttgcggcccatgtatggagcattaaatgtagacaaaaaaaaactaattgcacagtttggtgggaaattacgagacgaacgttttaagtctaattagtccataattaaatactaattgctaaataaaaacgaaaagtaCTACAATatccccaaattccaactttctacaactaaacaaggcctgaactGAGTTTGAGTTGGACGAACCTACCTCATCAAGCTTTGACTGTCGTTTATTTTAGGCCGTGTTTGGTTCCAAAAACTTtttttaaaaagtgctacagtagctatcacattgaatcttacgatacgtgcatagagcattaaatgtagacgaaaaaaaactaattgcacagtttggttgaaaaatcgcgagacgaacgttttgagcctaattaatccatgattgaatactaattactaaataaaaacgaaagtgctacagtagcaaaaaatcccaaacttcacccaactaaacaagccGTTACCCAACATATAGATGGAGAGCCCAACTGTA
Proteins encoded in this region:
- the LOC136505967 gene encoding transcription repressor OFP8-like — encoded protein: MSSTRARRGGSLQFPVGRSWRHVAVVDAGCGCRPRRAATRLLSQLPSFLRPSPKPPQAPPRSSSRSSSGFFPSSASTASSAATFATTHSSYSNYSYNNPTTAAAAAVTKHPPAKAPAAAATGRRRQQGGHQGRRKKRYEKMAVASAAEAAAGEDGDGDVGVAVEKESSDPRADFRESMVQMVVEMGLCGWDDLRCMLRRLLALNAPRHHAAILAAFAEVCAQLTAPPPPQPAYHAYDYHYHY